Proteins from a single region of Nocardiopsis dassonvillei subsp. dassonvillei DSM 43111:
- a CDS encoding FAD-binding oxidoreductase codes for MTDDTSSEAAPEMSWFGWGDPARARALDPGLRDLVSQVLRAPLADLPPVPEERVELPPSRLDERLRGLLAGVVGPGHVDDGDAARLRHSGGKSTPDLLLRRAGRADPAPDAVLYPADHDQVRRVLEVCSAERVAVVPFGGGTSVVGGVAPLRGGLRAVVCLDLRRLDRLVSVDTASMTAVLGAGVRTPRAEALLAEHGCTLGHLPQSYEYASLGGYAATRSSGQASSGYGRFEDMVVSLRAATPRGTLDTGGPPASAAGPDLGRLLLGSEGTLGVITEVGLRIRRRPERVLDEAWSFPDFAAGVDALRTLAQSGIRPTMARVLDEAETFVGAAVGGRESAPGCQAVLGFEGTGAEVEVRAAAAREAMAGAGGTPLGPGPVAHWRGNRFSAPYLRDSLLSAGVLAETLETAAPWSGLLPLYAAVSGALTGALEDGEGGAVVMCHVSHTYPTGASLYFTVVTAAGAAPLERWGRAKRAASEAIAANGGTITHHHAVGTDHLPWMAAEIGPLGGEVLRAVKAALDPEGVLNPGKLIPAP; via the coding sequence ATGACTGACGACACTTCCTCGGAGGCGGCGCCCGAGATGAGCTGGTTCGGGTGGGGCGACCCCGCCCGGGCGCGCGCGCTGGACCCCGGCCTGCGCGACCTGGTCTCCCAGGTGCTGCGGGCCCCTCTGGCGGACCTGCCCCCCGTCCCCGAGGAACGGGTGGAGCTGCCCCCCTCCCGGCTGGACGAGCGGCTGCGCGGACTGCTCGCCGGTGTGGTCGGGCCCGGCCACGTGGACGACGGGGACGCCGCCCGGCTGCGCCACAGCGGCGGCAAGAGCACCCCCGACCTGCTGCTGCGCCGCGCGGGCAGGGCCGACCCCGCGCCGGACGCCGTCCTGTACCCCGCCGACCACGACCAGGTCCGGCGCGTCCTGGAGGTGTGCTCGGCCGAGCGCGTGGCCGTAGTGCCCTTCGGCGGCGGCACCAGCGTGGTGGGCGGGGTCGCGCCCCTGCGCGGCGGTCTGCGCGCCGTGGTCTGCCTGGACCTGCGCCGCCTGGACCGGCTGGTGTCGGTGGACACCGCCTCGATGACCGCCGTCCTGGGCGCGGGCGTGCGCACCCCGCGCGCCGAGGCGCTGCTGGCCGAGCACGGGTGCACGCTCGGGCACCTGCCGCAGAGCTACGAGTACGCGAGCCTCGGCGGCTACGCGGCCACCCGCTCCAGCGGGCAGGCCTCCTCCGGGTACGGCCGCTTCGAGGACATGGTGGTCTCGCTGCGCGCGGCCACCCCGCGCGGCACCCTGGACACGGGCGGACCGCCCGCCTCGGCGGCCGGTCCGGACCTGGGCCGCCTGCTGCTGGGCTCGGAGGGGACGCTGGGCGTGATCACCGAGGTGGGCCTGCGGATCCGCCGCCGCCCCGAGCGCGTGCTGGACGAGGCGTGGTCCTTCCCCGACTTCGCGGCGGGCGTGGACGCGCTGCGGACCCTGGCCCAGTCCGGGATCCGGCCGACCATGGCGCGGGTCCTGGACGAGGCGGAGACCTTCGTGGGAGCGGCCGTGGGAGGGCGCGAGTCCGCGCCCGGCTGCCAGGCGGTCCTGGGCTTCGAGGGCACCGGCGCCGAGGTGGAGGTCCGCGCGGCCGCCGCGCGGGAGGCCATGGCCGGGGCGGGCGGCACCCCGCTGGGCCCCGGGCCGGTGGCGCACTGGCGCGGCAACCGGTTCTCCGCGCCCTACCTGCGCGACTCCCTGCTGTCGGCCGGGGTGCTGGCCGAGACCCTGGAGACCGCGGCCCCCTGGAGCGGCCTGCTCCCGCTGTACGCGGCGGTCTCCGGCGCGCTCACCGGGGCGCTGGAGGACGGGGAGGGCGGCGCCGTGGTGATGTGCCACGTGTCGCACACCTACCCCACGGGCGCCTCGCTGTACTTCACGGTGGTGACGGCGGCCGGGGCCGCGCCGCTGGAGCGCTGGGGCCGGGCCAAGCGGGCCGCCTCGGAGGCGATCGCCGCCAACGGCGGGACGATCACCCACCACCACGCGGTGGGGACCGACCACCTGCCGTGGATGGCCGCGGAGATCGGCCCCCTGGGCGGGGAGGTGCTGCGCGCGGTCAAGGCCGCGCTGGACCCGGAGGGGGTCCTGAACCCGGGCAAGCTCATCCCCGCCCCGTAG
- a CDS encoding glycerol-3-phosphate dehydrogenase/oxidase: MSPAVPASSSLNTARRAADLAALEHDPRIDLLVVGGGVTGAGVALDAAARGLSTALVERHDLAFGTSRWSSKLVHGGLRYLAGGQVAIAYESARERDVLMRVTAPHLVRPLPMVVPVHRGSGLARALFVRAGAGAGDLLRIMAGTPGGVLPRPRVVGPRQTLRLLPGVARRGLLGGVVSFDGQLVDDARLVVALARTAAREGARILTRCSAESLAADGAVLRDGVTGRIVPVRPRAIVNATGVHADRLDPHVRLSPSRGSHLVLDGAALGRPRAALTVPVDGSASRFVFALPQPDGRILAGLTDEPVDGTVPDVPEVPDSDVDFLLDQFNRALETRLERSDVLGAFAGLRPLVHGVGDSADLSREHAVTVAPNGTVTVVGGKLTTYRAMAEQAVDTAVRSRGLSAGPCRTRALPLVGAAPREELDAVAAPRRLVARYGTEAVAVLAEADADPELLAPLVRGVTGAELRFGVRHEGAMDAADLLDRRTRVGLVPAERSAAEAAAEEALGAVD; this comes from the coding sequence ATGAGCCCCGCGGTCCCCGCCTCCTCCTCCCTCAACACCGCCCGGCGCGCGGCCGACCTCGCCGCGCTGGAGCACGACCCGCGGATCGACCTCCTGGTCGTCGGCGGGGGAGTGACGGGCGCCGGAGTCGCGCTCGACGCCGCCGCGCGCGGCCTGTCCACCGCCTTGGTCGAACGCCACGACCTGGCCTTCGGCACCAGCCGCTGGAGCTCCAAGCTGGTCCACGGCGGCCTGCGCTACCTGGCCGGGGGACAGGTCGCCATCGCCTACGAGAGCGCCCGCGAGCGCGACGTCCTCATGCGGGTCACCGCGCCGCACCTGGTGCGGCCCCTGCCCATGGTCGTCCCCGTCCACCGGGGGAGCGGACTCGCGCGCGCCCTGTTCGTCCGCGCCGGGGCGGGGGCGGGCGACCTGCTGCGGATCATGGCCGGGACGCCCGGCGGCGTGCTGCCCCGGCCCCGCGTGGTCGGTCCGCGCCAGACCCTGCGCCTGCTCCCGGGCGTCGCGCGGCGGGGGCTCCTCGGCGGTGTCGTGTCCTTCGACGGCCAGCTCGTGGACGACGCCCGCCTCGTGGTGGCCCTGGCCCGCACCGCCGCCCGCGAGGGCGCCCGGATCCTCACCCGCTGCTCGGCCGAGAGCCTTGCCGCCGACGGCGCCGTGCTGCGCGACGGGGTGACCGGCCGGATCGTCCCCGTGCGCCCGCGCGCGATCGTCAACGCCACCGGGGTCCACGCCGACCGGCTCGACCCCCACGTGCGGTTGAGCCCCAGCCGGGGCAGCCACCTGGTACTCGACGGCGCCGCCCTGGGCCGCCCCCGGGCCGCGCTCACCGTGCCGGTCGACGGCAGCGCCAGCCGCTTCGTGTTCGCCCTGCCCCAGCCGGACGGCCGGATCCTGGCCGGGCTCACCGACGAGCCCGTGGACGGCACCGTGCCGGACGTGCCCGAGGTGCCCGACAGCGACGTGGACTTCCTGCTGGACCAGTTCAACCGGGCCCTGGAGACCCGCCTGGAGCGCTCCGACGTCCTGGGCGCCTTCGCCGGGCTGCGCCCGCTGGTGCACGGGGTCGGGGACAGCGCCGACCTGTCCCGCGAGCACGCCGTCACGGTCGCCCCGAACGGCACCGTCACCGTGGTCGGCGGCAAGCTCACCACCTACCGCGCCATGGCCGAGCAGGCCGTCGACACCGCCGTGCGCTCCCGCGGGCTGTCCGCGGGCCCCTGCCGGACCCGCGCGCTGCCCCTGGTCGGCGCGGCCCCGCGCGAGGAGCTCGACGCCGTGGCCGCCCCGCGCCGCCTGGTGGCCAGGTACGGCACCGAGGCGGTCGCCGTGCTGGCCGAGGCCGACGCCGACCCGGAGCTGCTCGCTCCCCTCGTCCGCGGGGTCACCGGGGCCGAACTCCGCTTCGGGGTGCGCCACGAGGGAGCCATGGACGCCGCTGACCTGCTGGACCGCCGCACCCGGGTCGGGCTCGTCCCCGCCGAGCGCTCCGCGGCCGAGGCCGCCGCCGAGGAGGCGCTCGGGGCCGTGGACTGA
- a CDS encoding ATP-binding protein, producing the protein MDPVARGKLRIYLGSAPGVGTTHNALAEARSRAERGTDVVVAAAHTHRRARTSALLEGLERIPPLPSGSVDTAAVIARAPGTALVDDLARANPPGSPNATRWQDVEELLEAGVDVLSTVGIHHLESLNDVVHQITGVRPRQTVPDHVVRRAAEVELVDVTPQELRRRMARGDIHPAESVDAALADYYREGNLAALRELALLWTADRVEESLARYRGEHEIRRTWEARERVVVALTGGPEGETLIRRAARVAARSRGGHPQPSHLLAVHVVPPNGMAQAPTDDLLRQRRLLVELGGTYHQVVGNDVPTGLLEFARGVQATQIVLGSSRRRTWQYVFGPGVGAIVARDSGDIDVHIVTHERVGSGRWPLPPPGRGLGEHRRVTGWSLALLAPTLLSLVMALPLFEDVGAASDAMLLLLATVATAAVGGLRPALVSALWSAVLLTVLLSPLHGRPSVSLDNILALTAFALVGALVAIVVEMAARRSAQAARARAEADAVTLLASSVLAGKEPLQALLRRIRETFGQRSATLLERLDDERWRAAHSVGAPACESPEEADVLVSISDNLALALRGRVLPAADRGVLRAFAAHIGIALEHQRLEWDAAEARGQVAGNRIRTALLAAVSHDLRTPLTSIKASLSSLRATDITLTEEDREDLLETVEESTDRLNRLIDNLLDMSRVHTDNVRPKLRAVGLEEVVPVTLLGLPHEAVVVDVPDRLPRVRADAGLLERAVANVVSNAVRYNPDPRLPVLVSASAHGDSVQLRVVDRGPGVSDEGKQRMFEAFQRLGDAPQGTGVGLGLAVARGFVEAMHGRLDPEDTPGGGLTMVFTLRAVEKSETDTGDGEGTDACPGR; encoded by the coding sequence ATGGATCCCGTGGCACGAGGAAAGCTCCGCATCTACCTGGGATCGGCCCCCGGCGTCGGCACCACGCACAACGCCCTGGCCGAGGCCCGCAGCCGGGCCGAGCGCGGCACCGACGTCGTGGTCGCCGCCGCCCACACCCACCGCCGGGCACGGACCTCCGCGCTCCTGGAGGGGCTGGAGCGGATCCCGCCGCTGCCGTCCGGTTCCGTGGACACCGCGGCCGTGATCGCGCGCGCTCCGGGGACGGCGCTGGTCGACGACCTCGCCCGCGCCAACCCGCCCGGCTCGCCCAACGCCACCCGCTGGCAGGACGTGGAGGAGCTGCTGGAGGCCGGCGTGGACGTGCTGTCCACCGTGGGCATCCACCACCTGGAGTCCCTCAACGACGTGGTCCACCAGATCACCGGCGTGCGCCCCCGGCAGACCGTCCCCGACCACGTGGTGCGCCGCGCCGCGGAGGTCGAACTCGTGGACGTCACCCCCCAGGAGCTGCGCCGCAGGATGGCGCGCGGCGACATCCACCCGGCCGAGAGCGTGGACGCGGCCCTGGCCGACTACTACCGGGAGGGCAACCTGGCGGCGCTGCGCGAGCTGGCGCTGCTGTGGACCGCCGACCGTGTGGAGGAGAGCCTGGCCCGCTACCGCGGCGAGCACGAGATCCGGCGGACCTGGGAGGCCCGGGAGCGGGTCGTGGTGGCGCTCACCGGCGGCCCCGAGGGGGAGACGCTGATCCGGCGGGCCGCCCGCGTGGCCGCACGCTCGCGGGGCGGGCACCCCCAGCCCAGCCACCTGCTGGCGGTGCACGTGGTGCCGCCCAACGGCATGGCGCAGGCGCCCACAGACGACCTGCTGCGGCAGCGCAGGCTGCTCGTGGAGCTGGGCGGCACCTACCACCAGGTGGTCGGCAACGACGTGCCGACCGGGCTGCTGGAGTTCGCGCGGGGCGTCCAGGCCACCCAGATCGTGCTGGGGTCCTCGCGCCGCCGCACCTGGCAGTACGTGTTCGGCCCCGGGGTCGGGGCGATCGTGGCGCGCGACTCCGGGGACATCGACGTGCACATCGTCACCCACGAGCGGGTGGGCAGCGGCCGGTGGCCGCTGCCGCCGCCCGGCCGGGGACTGGGCGAGCACCGCCGGGTGACCGGCTGGTCGCTGGCGCTGCTGGCGCCCACCCTGCTGTCGCTGGTGATGGCGCTGCCCCTGTTCGAGGACGTGGGCGCCGCCTCGGACGCGATGCTCCTGCTGCTGGCCACCGTGGCCACCGCGGCGGTGGGCGGCCTGCGCCCCGCCCTGGTGTCGGCGCTGTGGAGCGCGGTGCTGCTCACCGTGCTGCTGTCCCCGCTGCACGGTCGGCCCTCGGTATCGCTGGACAACATACTGGCGCTGACCGCGTTCGCCCTGGTGGGGGCGCTGGTGGCGATCGTGGTGGAGATGGCGGCGCGCCGGTCGGCGCAGGCCGCGCGCGCCCGGGCCGAGGCCGACGCGGTGACGCTGCTGGCCAGCAGCGTCCTGGCGGGCAAGGAGCCCCTCCAGGCCCTGCTGCGGCGGATCCGGGAGACCTTCGGGCAGCGGTCGGCGACCCTGCTGGAGCGGCTGGACGACGAGCGCTGGCGCGCGGCTCACAGCGTGGGCGCCCCGGCGTGCGAGTCCCCCGAGGAGGCCGACGTCCTGGTCTCGATCTCCGACAACCTGGCGCTGGCGCTGCGCGGCCGGGTGCTGCCCGCCGCCGACCGGGGCGTGCTGCGGGCCTTCGCCGCGCACATCGGCATCGCCCTGGAGCACCAGAGGCTGGAGTGGGACGCGGCCGAGGCGCGCGGCCAGGTGGCGGGCAACCGCATCCGCACGGCTCTGCTGGCCGCGGTCTCGCACGACCTGCGCACCCCGCTGACCTCGATCAAGGCGAGCCTGTCGAGCCTGCGCGCCACCGACATCACCCTCACCGAGGAGGACCGCGAGGACCTGCTGGAGACGGTGGAGGAGTCCACCGACCGGCTCAACCGGCTGATCGACAACCTGCTGGACATGAGCCGGGTGCACACCGACAACGTGCGCCCCAAACTCCGCGCGGTGGGACTGGAGGAGGTCGTGCCCGTCACCCTGCTGGGCCTGCCGCACGAGGCGGTCGTGGTGGACGTGCCCGACCGCCTGCCCCGCGTCCGCGCCGACGCCGGGCTGCTGGAGCGGGCGGTGGCCAACGTGGTCTCCAACGCGGTCCGGTACAACCCGGACCCGCGCCTGCCGGTGCTGGTCTCGGCGAGCGCGCACGGCGACAGCGTGCAGCTGCGCGTGGTGGACCGCGGGCCGGGGGTCTCAGACGAGGGCAAACAGCGCATGTTCGAGGCCTTCCAGCGCCTGGGCGACGCCCCCCAGGGCACGGGGGTGGGTCTGGGTCTGGCGGTCGCGCGTGGTTTCGTTGAGGCGATGCACGGCAGGCTCGACCCCGAGGACACGCCCGGCGGCGGTCTGACCATGGTGTTCACGCTCCGTGCTGTGGAGAAGAGCGAGACGGACACCGGAGACGGGGAGGGGACCGATGCGTGTCCTGGTCGTTGA
- a CDS encoding TetR/AcrR family transcriptional regulator produces the protein MASIRNVEDRILDAARACVEAFGVRRTTLTDVARRAGVSRPTVYRRWPDATALVADLLTRELRRILADQGDGPGGPAGEDVRARLVRHAAGVARALLAHPLFVRIVDTEPELLATYTFQRLGTSHRAALELVEPVVAEGQRDGSVRAGDPAVLARLVLVTVQGTVTSRRLFADVTDESGLVDELAALLDGYLRPPNQESP, from the coding sequence ATGGCGTCAATACGTAACGTTGAAGACCGCATCCTGGACGCGGCCCGCGCCTGCGTCGAGGCCTTCGGGGTGCGCCGCACCACCCTGACCGACGTGGCGCGCCGCGCCGGGGTCAGCCGACCCACCGTGTACCGGCGCTGGCCCGACGCGACCGCGCTCGTGGCCGACCTGCTCACCCGGGAGCTGCGGCGGATCCTCGCCGACCAGGGCGACGGCCCCGGCGGGCCCGCCGGGGAGGACGTGCGCGCCCGGCTGGTCCGGCACGCGGCCGGGGTCGCCCGCGCGCTGCTCGCCCACCCGCTGTTCGTCCGGATCGTGGACACCGAGCCCGAACTCCTGGCCACCTACACCTTCCAGCGGCTGGGCACCAGCCACCGGGCGGCCCTCGAACTGGTGGAACCGGTCGTGGCCGAGGGCCAGCGCGACGGGTCGGTGCGCGCGGGCGACCCCGCGGTGCTGGCCCGCCTCGTACTGGTCACGGTCCAGGGCACGGTCACCTCCCGCCGCCTGTTCGCCGACGTCACCGACGAGTCCGGCCTCGTCGACGAGCTCGCCGCCCTCCTGGACGGCTACCTCCGCCCCCCGAACCAGGAGAGCCCATGA